A window of Streptomyces sp. NBC_01142 genomic DNA:
GCCGATGTGGTAGCTCTGCCCGGCGTGGTCGCGGGCGCTCGCGTCACGTCCGAAGTCGAGGCGGCCGAAGAAGAGGGGGCTGTCGGGCAGCTCGCGCAGTTCCTTGGCGTAGCTGCGCAGGTAGTGGCCGAGGGCTTCGGCGTCGGCGCCGGATGCGGAGACGTCCGCGCCGGTGACGACGTGATGGGCCGCGCCGTCGACCATGCCGGTCATCGCGGTGCGGCAGGCGTCGTGGTAGTCGCGTTCCTCGCTGAGTGCGTGCTCGAGTGACGTCATTCCATCGAGAATAACGTAACCGAGTTACATTTTTAACCGAGACTCATTCGAGGCCGCCGCGGAGCTGCGCGAAGGCGAGATCGGCGGCGGTGACGGCATCCTGGTGGACGTCGTCGGCGCTCTCGCCCGCCGCGATCCGCCGCCAGTTCTCCTCGGCGAGGATGCGCTGCGCGGCGACGATCTGGCCGGCGGCGAGGCGCGCCCCGAGGCCATCGGGCCGCGCCTCGGCCAGCGATTGCGCGAGCGCCTCCTCCGACCTGCCCTGGTAGGCGTACAGCCGCGCCACCAGGCTCGGCGTCCCGTACAGCAGCCGGTGGTAGGCGAGTACGGCCGCGTGGTCATTGAGCCCGGTCACCGGGTCGCGCCGCTCCAGACCGTCGAGAAAGTGCCGGTGCAGGGCATCCAGCGGGGACACCCCGGCCGGCCGGGCCGCCACCACGCGGGCCGCCTCGTCCTCATGGTCGGCGAACCGGTGCAGGGCCAGATCCTCCTTGGCCGGGAAGTACCGGAAGAGGGTCGGCTTGGACACGTCCGCGGCGGCCGCGACCTCGGCGACCGAGACCCGGTCGAAGCCCTTCTCGAGGAAGAGCGCGATGGCGGCGTCGGAGATCGCCCGGTACGTCAGCAGCTTCTTGCGCTCCCGCAGACCCATGCTCGTGCTCATGCCCCGAGCGTACGCATCGGAGCGACGGCAGGAGCAACGGCATCGGAGCGACGGCATCGGAGCGGTGGCCGCTTGACCTCAACCGGACTTCAGGTTCCAGACTCGTACCACGGGCGCCGGAGAGGCCGGGAACGCCCGGACAGATGGGGTGTGGACGGCATGCGCGTGGCACAGGTGACGGAGTTCGGCGGCCCGGAGGTGCTGGTCACGGTCGAGGTGCCGGATCCCGTGGCGGGTCCCGGCGAGGCCGTGGTCGAGGTCTCGACGGTCGACACGATCTTCGTGGAGACGCAGGTGCGGGCGGGTGCGTTCAGCGACCACTTCCCGATCCAGGCGCCGTACGTAGCGGGCGGCGGCATCGCCGGCACGGTGCGGGCGGTCGGCGAGGGGGTGGACGAGGCGTGGATCGGCCGCCGCGTCGTCACCGCGCTCGGCTTCTCCGGCGGGTACGCCGAACAGGCGGCGGCCCGCGCCGAGAAGCTGGTCCCCGTCCCGGACGGGCTCGCACTGCGCGAGGCCGCGGCCCTGGTCCACGACGGCGTGACCGCCACCGCCCTGCTGGAGGCCACCGGCCTGGGCGCGGACGACCGTGTCCTGATCCTGGGCGCGTCGGGCGGCATGGGCACCCTGCTGGTGCAGCTGGCGAAGGCCGCGGGCGCGCAGGTGGTCGGGGTGGCGCGGGGCGAGCGGAAAACGTCCCTGGTACGGGAGTTGGGCGCGGACGCCGTCGTGGACGCCACGCACGGGGACTGGACCGAGCAGGCCCGCGCCGCGCTGGGCCCGGCCGGCGCGGATGTGGTGCTCGACGGGGTCGGTGGCGAACTGGGCCTGGCTGCCTTCGCCTTGACGGCCGACGGCGGGCGTTTCTCGGCCCACGGCGCGTCGACGGGCGGCTTCGCCCCGGTCGACACGGACGAGGCCGACCGCAGGGGCATCAAGTTGACCGGCATCGCCGACCTGCAGCTGTCGGACGAGGACTACACACGCCTGGCGGCGAAAGCTCTGGAGGCGGCGGCCACGGGGCGGCTGCACCCGGTGATCGGCGGCACGTTCCCGCTGGACCAGGCATCGGAGGCCCACCGCACGATCGAGGCCCGGACGCTGCTGGGCAAGGTCCTGCTGACGATCTGACGGGGGTGCTGTTCAGACGGGGGTGCTGTTCAGGGGGCGTACGGCATAGGGCCTACGGCCCCCGGCCGGCAGCGGCTCATGCCACGCGCCGCGCCGCGTCCGGTTCGCTCTCCCCCGACCCGGTCCCCGCCGACCCGCTCTCGCCCGGGTCCGCGCCCGTCCTTGCGCCCCCTCCCGCCCTCGAGTCCGGCCCCGAGTCCGGCCCCGAGTCCCGCCCCGCCTC
This region includes:
- a CDS encoding TetR family transcriptional regulator, coding for MSTSMGLRERKKLLTYRAISDAAIALFLEKGFDRVSVAEVAAAADVSKPTLFRYFPAKEDLALHRFADHEDEAARVVAARPAGVSPLDALHRHFLDGLERRDPVTGLNDHAAVLAYHRLLYGTPSLVARLYAYQGRSEEALAQSLAEARPDGLGARLAAGQIVAAQRILAEENWRRIAAGESADDVHQDAVTAADLAFAQLRGGLE
- a CDS encoding zinc-binding dehydrogenase; the protein is MRVAQVTEFGGPEVLVTVEVPDPVAGPGEAVVEVSTVDTIFVETQVRAGAFSDHFPIQAPYVAGGGIAGTVRAVGEGVDEAWIGRRVVTALGFSGGYAEQAAARAEKLVPVPDGLALREAAALVHDGVTATALLEATGLGADDRVLILGASGGMGTLLVQLAKAAGAQVVGVARGERKTSLVRELGADAVVDATHGDWTEQARAALGPAGADVVLDGVGGELGLAAFALTADGGRFSAHGASTGGFAPVDTDEADRRGIKLTGIADLQLSDEDYTRLAAKALEAAATGRLHPVIGGTFPLDQASEAHRTIEARTLLGKVLLTI